In Silurus meridionalis isolate SWU-2019-XX chromosome 29, ASM1480568v1, whole genome shotgun sequence, one DNA window encodes the following:
- the mrpl36 gene encoding 39S ribosomal protein L36, mitochondrial, producing the protein MAPSLLPCLLQSLTRQLSRAVQYASVTCLPAAGASRSISTITAAVVQARGSFQAQHNPFRAQLLGPNQQFVSLQPSMGMKTKTALKKRCKDCFFVRRRGRLCVFCKSHPRHKQRQG; encoded by the coding sequence ATGGCACCCTCATTACTCCCGTGTCTGCTCCAGTCACTGACTCGGCAGCTGTCCCGGGCCGTGCAGTATGCGTCCGTCACTTGTCTCCCTGCTGCTGGAGCAAGTCGCAGCATTTCCACCATCACCGCTGCTGTGGTCCAGGCCAGAGGAAGCTTTCAGGCTCAGCACAATCCGTTCCGTGCACAGTTACTCGGACCGAACCAGCAGTTCGTATCCCTGCAGCCGTCAATGGGCATGAAAACCAAAACGGCCCTGAAGAAACGCTGTAAAGACTGTTTTTTTGTCCGTCGTCGCGGGCGACTGTGTGTCTTTTGTAAGAGCCACCCGAGGCACAAACAGCGCCAAGGCTGA